A section of the Acidobacteriota bacterium genome encodes:
- a CDS encoding carboxypeptidase regulatory-like domain-containing protein: MRSSIRLLLVVLCCVVLSLPLFAQKTTGSIVGAVTDQAGAVVSGADVTATNPSTGTSRSAKTSATGDYSITELPAGSYDITIKQANFKEYVSKGVQLFVSSTTTVNAMLTVGSASEQMTVEANAVQVETATGAVGNVVEGNQVRELPLNGRSFAQLTQLMPGVSPASNFDSKHKGLEAGVDFSVNGNNTTGNIFLVDGVNNNDIGSNRTILVYPSIDAIQEFKILRNSYGPEFGQAMGAVINIVTQGGTNQFHGKAFYFGRNDALNAADYFNNLNGIGKDKLRRNDFGYTFGGPIVKDKLFFFWSQEWNRELRGAARSAGVPTVAEKNGDFSNLRVVNGEACENTPTVNGSPATSIPLDPDTGLPQVSPTGQLLVNLFPDPNIANPSDCHHNWSVSLASPIYWREENIRADYKLGKTWSIMGRYTQDHWNQPSPSTLGYWGDDNYPSVDPNWIQPGYQATVKVTKLLGNTAVNDFQLSYAANRITVSVGGDNPGIVQQINQSYNTYFPIEGKFLGANMGYPVFWGGLGNGAGDQNLWNMGPWHNNEELYILKDDFSKVHGAHTFKVGFLASNNKKNELSGGSSGEAANYWGVDANNTQNGTFNALWDQTTWGFGESQTNPFVQTRWHDFEWYFGDTWKVRRNVTLEYGVRYSRLRNPYSAVDKISSWQRSLYNPDLGGIPCNGLLVVPGTDPCSQLPEGVNPAGSTPGQNRSLKDNNNHMFAPRIGIAWDPKGDGKMVFRGGIGQFYQRERLSNYLYIATNSPFSLAAGGSRHLSGSVAPGSLTASASPSWGLDPRNVMPNTWQWNFTFEKQLYRDSKLEVAYVGNRGNNVLSYADANAVLPDNRLHFALNNSNSDRFAGSFGSINYAQWTARSNYNALQALYRTRLKSVDAQFAYTWSKSLANTDITNSGNTSSTTTITDISNQNLDYGPTPINRPHVFVSNIVYNFPSFKGHNGVFRAIAGDWEAGGILQYASGPSQSIFGLGGGAGNGIHNFNSDTNLGDTGLGANSIASAPGGLQGTGYGTNQKPNRVLQDCRLHGGPAHDWYNPNAFTLDNYQIGGFGNSGVGSCSGPGIANTDFSLYKNFKLGERVNVQFRMEFYNLFNKTQFRADQNNFQLANGATACNADNNIVRFENVKDSEGVVHLNQPYTTACFGHDVNTAAYTFSGFADPQNANRDPGVPNTIPGNGQGNFGQITRDRGPREIQYALKIIF, encoded by the coding sequence ATGCGGAGCTCCATTAGGCTGCTGTTGGTGGTGTTATGTTGCGTAGTCCTTTCCCTGCCGTTGTTCGCGCAGAAAACAACTGGAAGCATTGTTGGTGCGGTTACGGATCAGGCCGGAGCGGTTGTTTCCGGAGCTGACGTGACGGCGACGAATCCGAGCACCGGAACGTCGCGCAGCGCCAAGACGAGCGCGACCGGCGATTACTCGATCACGGAATTGCCCGCCGGCAGCTACGACATCACGATCAAGCAGGCGAACTTCAAAGAGTACGTCAGCAAAGGCGTGCAGCTGTTCGTCTCCAGCACGACGACCGTGAATGCGATGCTGACCGTTGGCAGCGCCTCGGAACAAATGACGGTCGAAGCCAACGCCGTGCAGGTTGAGACCGCGACCGGCGCCGTCGGCAACGTCGTCGAAGGCAATCAGGTTCGCGAACTGCCGTTGAACGGCCGCAGCTTCGCGCAGTTGACGCAGTTGATGCCCGGCGTCTCGCCCGCATCGAACTTCGATTCCAAGCACAAGGGTCTCGAAGCTGGCGTTGACTTTTCCGTGAACGGAAACAATACAACCGGCAACATCTTCCTGGTTGACGGCGTCAACAACAACGACATCGGATCGAACCGCACGATCCTTGTATACCCCTCGATCGACGCCATTCAGGAATTCAAGATTCTCCGCAACAGCTATGGTCCGGAATTCGGACAGGCGATGGGCGCGGTGATCAATATCGTGACCCAGGGTGGAACGAATCAATTCCACGGCAAAGCATTTTACTTTGGCCGCAATGACGCACTGAACGCCGCCGACTATTTCAATAACCTGAATGGTATCGGCAAAGACAAACTGCGCCGCAACGATTTCGGCTACACGTTCGGCGGACCGATCGTGAAGGACAAGTTGTTCTTCTTCTGGTCGCAGGAATGGAACCGTGAACTTCGCGGAGCCGCCCGCAGCGCGGGCGTTCCGACGGTTGCAGAAAAGAATGGCGACTTCTCCAACCTTCGCGTTGTCAATGGAGAGGCTTGCGAGAATACACCGACAGTGAACGGTTCCCCGGCCACTTCGATACCACTCGATCCCGATACCGGCCTGCCTCAAGTGTCGCCCACCGGACAACTGCTGGTGAACCTGTTCCCCGATCCGAACATCGCGAATCCTTCCGATTGCCACCACAACTGGTCGGTATCGTTGGCTTCTCCGATTTACTGGCGCGAAGAAAATATCCGGGCAGACTACAAGTTGGGCAAGACCTGGAGCATCATGGGTCGCTACACGCAGGACCACTGGAACCAGCCCTCCCCCAGCACCTTGGGATATTGGGGCGATGATAACTATCCGTCGGTCGATCCGAACTGGATCCAACCCGGTTACCAGGCGACCGTGAAGGTCACCAAGCTTCTGGGTAACACGGCGGTGAACGACTTCCAGTTGTCTTATGCAGCCAACCGGATCACTGTGAGCGTTGGCGGAGACAACCCCGGCATCGTGCAACAGATCAACCAGTCCTATAACACCTATTTCCCGATTGAAGGCAAGTTCCTGGGAGCCAACATGGGCTATCCGGTCTTCTGGGGTGGCCTAGGAAATGGCGCTGGCGACCAGAACCTCTGGAACATGGGTCCGTGGCACAACAACGAAGAACTTTACATCCTGAAAGACGACTTCTCGAAAGTGCACGGAGCCCACACCTTTAAGGTTGGTTTCCTGGCCAGCAACAACAAAAAGAATGAATTGTCTGGCGGGTCGTCGGGAGAAGCGGCGAACTACTGGGGAGTAGACGCAAACAACACGCAGAACGGTACCTTTAATGCACTGTGGGATCAGACCACGTGGGGCTTCGGCGAAAGCCAGACAAACCCGTTTGTGCAGACTCGCTGGCACGATTTCGAGTGGTACTTCGGGGACACCTGGAAGGTACGCCGGAACGTCACGCTGGAGTATGGAGTCCGTTACTCTCGGTTGCGGAACCCGTACAGCGCTGTCGACAAGATTTCCAGCTGGCAGCGCAGCCTCTACAACCCCGACTTGGGCGGAATTCCCTGTAACGGTCTGTTGGTAGTGCCGGGAACGGACCCCTGTTCGCAGTTGCCGGAAGGCGTGAATCCAGCCGGATCAACGCCCGGACAGAATCGTTCGCTCAAGGACAACAACAATCATATGTTCGCGCCCCGCATCGGTATTGCCTGGGACCCGAAAGGGGACGGCAAGATGGTATTCCGCGGCGGCATCGGGCAGTTCTACCAACGCGAGCGCTTGTCGAACTATCTGTACATCGCAACGAACTCACCGTTCTCTCTCGCTGCCGGCGGAAGTCGTCACTTGAGCGGATCGGTGGCGCCGGGATCTTTGACGGCCTCCGCGTCTCCGAGCTGGGGACTTGATCCAAGAAACGTGATGCCGAACACCTGGCAATGGAATTTCACGTTCGAAAAGCAGTTGTATCGGGACAGCAAACTCGAAGTGGCCTATGTCGGGAACCGCGGAAACAATGTGCTGTCGTACGCAGATGCGAACGCAGTGCTGCCCGATAATCGTCTGCACTTTGCGCTGAACAACAGCAACTCGGATCGCTTCGCAGGTTCGTTCGGTTCGATCAACTACGCCCAATGGACAGCGCGCTCGAACTATAACGCTCTGCAAGCGTTGTATCGCACACGCCTGAAGTCGGTGGATGCGCAATTTGCCTATACCTGGTCCAAGTCGCTGGCCAACACGGACATCACCAACAGCGGCAACACCAGCAGTACGACCACGATTACGGATATTTCAAATCAGAATTTGGACTACGGCCCGACGCCGATCAACCGTCCGCACGTCTTTGTCTCGAACATCGTTTACAACTTCCCGTCGTTCAAGGGTCATAACGGAGTGTTCCGGGCAATTGCTGGCGACTGGGAAGCGGGCGGCATTCTGCAGTACGCCAGCGGTCCGAGTCAGAGCATTTTCGGATTGGGTGGCGGCGCAGGAAACGGGATCCACAACTTTAACTCTGACACTAACCTAGGTGACACGGGACTTGGCGCTAACTCCATCGCATCGGCACCGGGTGGCCTTCAGGGAACCGGGTACGGTACGAACCAGAAGCCGAATCGTGTGCTCCAGGACTGCAGGTTGCATGGTGGCCCCGCACATGACTGGTATAACCCGAATGCCTTCACGTTGGACAACTACCAAATTGGTGGCTTCGGAAATTCTGGTGTTGGATCCTGCTCTGGACCTGGCATCGCCAACACTGACTTCTCCTTGTACAAGAACTTCAAGTTGGGCGAACGAGTCAACGTCCAGTTCCGCATGGAGTTCTACAACCTGTTCAACAAGACACAATTCCGGGCTGATCAGAATAACTTCCAGCTCGCGAATGGCGCGACCGCTTGCAACGCCGACAACAACATCGTGCGTTTCGAGAATGTGAAGGACTCCGAGGGTGTCGTACACCTTAACCAGCCGTACACGACAGCGTGCTTCGGGCACGACGTCAATACGGCGGCGTATACCTTCAGCGGCTTTGCCGATCCGCAAAATGCCAACCGCGATCCCGGGGTTCCCAACACGATTCCGGGCAATGGCCAAGGCAACTTTGGTCAGATCACAAGAGACCGCGGTCCGCGTGAAATTCAGTACGCTTTGAAGATCATTTTCTGA
- a CDS encoding tetratricopeptide repeat protein, which produces MKLRLRIVVLAAALPLISICTAQTPSRVSPPKSKLQVQDPSKGKPQAKPKPQDNFQQHFTAARTFQLSGDQDHAAAEYAAFLAGALRSSAKASYELGEIGRASNLFEQALRVSPDDPEARTDYAQMLFQQDNLAEARAVSEKVLASTPDNARAQLVLGQVLFAQKDYKGAREHLEAAVVAAPSFDTGYLLGMTYIKLGDFGRARLVFDDLVTGFGDTVRMHMMFGMAYKEGGWEALDNAILELKKALAKDSQAARAHFLIALAYIDRDGESAFAQAAEELRAELKVNPQDSRAHYLLGYIAMKQHDTKTAESELLKSAELDPRNPDPFVYLGQIYSDSNRDAEAETMLRKAISLSTNGSSTDYLIGRAHYVLGRLILKAGKREEGEKELALSQQIRDRMNRPDATRDSKMKSDPELANMSQGAPAGKPTAPPAVPPQTAESMRAYLNGLKPAIADAYNNLGVIEAGRKNFKTAAEYFRRAGEWSPGLETLDRNWGMASFYAAEYQDAVAPLTRQLQKKSDDVRVRAALGLSLFTLQNFRGTLETLKPIQSDVDADPGLGYAFAVSLVKMGEYDEGVRRLKTMADAEPNSADVHMMLGSAFADQREYDTALQEYRKSIEIDPNQVQAHYLTGLALIRNGHPKDAVEEFRTALKLSPSHVLAKYHLAFSLIHAEQKDEAKTLLQEVIQQDPTYADAYYELGKLQLEQGDSKGAVVSLESGTKASPDADYIHYQLAMAYRRESRKEDAERELKLYQTLKGRQRGRGDAPQTE; this is translated from the coding sequence ATGAAATTGCGCCTGAGAATTGTTGTTCTGGCGGCAGCCCTCCCCCTCATTTCTATCTGCACCGCTCAGACGCCCTCCCGCGTCTCACCGCCGAAATCGAAACTGCAAGTGCAAGACCCCTCCAAAGGCAAGCCACAGGCCAAGCCAAAGCCCCAGGACAACTTCCAGCAGCACTTCACGGCCGCACGAACCTTCCAGCTCAGCGGGGACCAGGATCATGCGGCAGCGGAATATGCCGCCTTCCTGGCGGGAGCCTTGCGGAGCAGCGCCAAGGCGTCCTACGAACTCGGCGAAATCGGACGGGCGAGCAATCTTTTCGAGCAGGCCCTGCGCGTGTCGCCTGACGATCCCGAGGCCCGCACTGATTACGCCCAGATGCTTTTTCAACAGGACAACCTGGCCGAAGCGCGAGCCGTTTCCGAGAAGGTCTTGGCTTCGACTCCGGACAACGCGCGGGCACAACTTGTGCTGGGACAAGTCCTGTTTGCGCAGAAGGACTACAAAGGCGCACGCGAACATCTGGAAGCAGCGGTAGTGGCGGCACCCAGTTTTGACACTGGATATCTGCTGGGCATGACCTACATCAAGCTCGGTGATTTTGGACGCGCCCGGTTGGTGTTCGACGACCTGGTGACAGGCTTTGGCGACACCGTGCGGATGCACATGATGTTCGGCATGGCCTACAAGGAAGGCGGCTGGGAAGCGCTCGACAACGCAATCCTGGAGTTGAAGAAAGCTCTCGCCAAGGACAGCCAAGCGGCTCGCGCCCATTTCCTAATTGCACTGGCTTACATCGATCGGGATGGCGAGTCGGCGTTTGCCCAGGCCGCGGAAGAACTTCGCGCGGAACTGAAAGTCAATCCGCAGGATTCGCGTGCTCACTATCTGCTCGGCTACATCGCGATGAAGCAGCACGATACCAAAACGGCGGAGAGCGAATTGCTCAAGTCGGCCGAACTGGATCCCAGGAATCCTGACCCGTTTGTGTATCTTGGCCAGATCTATTCCGATTCGAATCGCGATGCGGAAGCGGAAACCATGTTGCGCAAGGCAATCAGCCTGTCAACTAACGGCTCGTCGACTGATTACCTGATCGGACGCGCACACTACGTGCTGGGCCGTTTGATCTTGAAGGCCGGAAAGAGGGAAGAAGGAGAAAAGGAACTGGCTCTCTCGCAACAGATTCGCGATCGGATGAATCGTCCGGATGCCACGCGGGACTCGAAGATGAAGAGCGACCCGGAACTGGCGAACATGTCGCAAGGCGCGCCGGCGGGGAAGCCCACGGCCCCACCCGCAGTGCCTCCGCAAACAGCCGAGAGCATGCGTGCGTACTTGAATGGGCTCAAGCCGGCGATTGCCGATGCTTACAACAATCTTGGCGTGATCGAAGCAGGCCGCAAGAACTTCAAGACTGCGGCAGAATATTTTCGTAGAGCGGGCGAATGGAGTCCTGGGCTGGAGACGCTGGACCGCAACTGGGGCATGGCTTCGTTTTATGCGGCCGAGTATCAGGATGCAGTGGCGCCGCTGACCAGGCAGTTACAGAAAAAATCAGACGATGTGCGCGTGCGGGCGGCATTGGGATTGAGCCTGTTCACGCTGCAGAATTTTCGCGGGACTCTGGAAACTCTGAAGCCGATCCAGAGTGACGTGGATGCCGACCCGGGACTGGGCTATGCCTTTGCTGTTTCTCTCGTGAAGATGGGAGAGTATGACGAAGGTGTACGGCGCCTGAAGACCATGGCAGACGCGGAGCCGAATTCCGCGGATGTGCACATGATGTTGGGATCTGCGTTCGCCGATCAGCGCGAATACGATACGGCATTGCAGGAATATCGAAAGTCGATTGAGATCGATCCGAATCAGGTGCAGGCGCATTACCTTACGGGCCTGGCGCTGATTCGAAACGGGCATCCCAAGGATGCCGTGGAAGAATTTCGAACGGCGCTCAAGCTGAGTCCTTCCCACGTCCTGGCGAAGTATCATCTGGCTTTTTCACTGATCCATGCAGAACAGAAAGACGAGGCGAAGACGCTGCTGCAGGAAGTGATCCAGCAGGATCCAACGTATGCGGACGCATATTACGAACTGGGCAAGCTGCAGTTGGAGCAGGGCGACAGTAAGGGCGCAGTGGTGAGTCTGGAGTCCGGGACGAAGGCGAGTCCGGATGCTGACTACATTCACTACCAGTTGGCGATGGCGTATCGCCGGGAATCGCGGAAAGAAGATGCGGAGCGGGAACTCAAGCTGTATCAGACGCTGAAGGGGCGCCAGCGAGGGCGTGGAGATGCTCCACAAACAGAGTAG
- a CDS encoding CRTAC1 family protein — MKLIHAFACSSLLTASLAQPSPTPQFQDVTRQAGLTVPNLAQPGNRYVIESTSGGVGFIDCDNDGRLDIVTVNGSSVDHYRQGGDLMLTLYHQTGDLKFTDITQSAGLTRKGYSMGVAVADFDNDGWQDLYVTGYGGNVLYRNLGNCRFDDVTDKAGARLSGYSTGAAWGDYDRDGNVDLFIPRYLQVDINKLSEYDRKLCDFRGVTMECARRGHTGDSDVLLRNRGNGTFEDVSQKAGVSDPGHYLGMQGIWSDYDNDGWPDLYVTNDGGPNFLYHNKHDGTFEEIGLQTGVALSLDGQERAGMGVDIGDFDHDGLFDFTVTNFSQESNALYWNQGQKGFTDIAASAGIARPSFPPVGWGTAFFDMDNDGWLDLIVANGHVYPQMDLIEGGAPFREPLLLFRNKRDRTFEDVTALSGLDKLPPASRRGLAVGDVNNDGKLDVVLLNIGEPPTLLINRTSISNHAVLFHLIGTKSNKAAIGAKAIVTTSKQVQIGEIRSGSSYLSQNDLRLHFGLLDATSISSAKIVWPDGKEEIYKDLPADFIYTIVEETGIKGRVPFTAASPVTPR; from the coding sequence GTGAAACTCATACACGCATTCGCCTGCTCGAGCCTCCTCACCGCTTCTCTGGCGCAGCCTTCTCCAACACCCCAGTTCCAAGATGTAACCAGGCAAGCCGGCCTCACCGTCCCAAATCTCGCCCAACCCGGAAACCGCTATGTGATCGAATCCACCAGCGGTGGAGTCGGATTCATCGACTGCGACAACGACGGCCGCCTCGACATCGTCACTGTTAATGGAAGTTCGGTGGATCACTATCGGCAGGGCGGCGATCTGATGCTCACGCTCTACCACCAGACCGGTGACTTGAAGTTCACGGATATCACTCAGTCCGCCGGGTTAACTCGCAAGGGTTATAGCATGGGAGTGGCAGTCGCTGATTTCGACAACGATGGCTGGCAGGACTTATATGTCACTGGCTATGGTGGGAATGTTCTCTACCGCAATCTCGGCAACTGCAGGTTTGACGATGTTACCGACAAGGCGGGGGCTCGCCTGAGCGGTTACAGCACCGGTGCCGCTTGGGGAGACTATGACCGCGACGGCAACGTCGATCTCTTTATCCCTCGTTATTTGCAGGTCGATATCAACAAACTCTCTGAATACGACCGCAAGCTGTGCGATTTTCGGGGTGTCACTATGGAGTGCGCCCGCCGAGGCCACACCGGCGACTCCGATGTCCTGTTGCGTAACCGCGGCAATGGCACCTTCGAAGATGTTTCGCAAAAAGCAGGCGTCAGCGACCCGGGTCATTATCTCGGCATGCAGGGAATATGGTCCGACTACGACAACGACGGCTGGCCTGATCTCTACGTCACCAATGATGGCGGCCCCAACTTCCTCTACCACAATAAGCATGACGGCACATTCGAGGAGATTGGACTACAGACCGGAGTAGCCCTCAGTCTCGATGGGCAGGAACGCGCCGGGATGGGCGTGGATATTGGAGATTTCGATCATGACGGCCTCTTTGACTTCACGGTGACCAACTTCAGCCAGGAATCCAACGCTCTGTATTGGAATCAGGGACAAAAAGGTTTCACGGATATCGCTGCGTCCGCCGGTATTGCGCGGCCAAGCTTTCCACCTGTCGGTTGGGGCACCGCCTTCTTCGACATGGACAACGACGGCTGGCTCGACCTGATCGTTGCCAACGGACATGTCTATCCTCAAATGGACCTCATCGAAGGCGGCGCTCCCTTTCGAGAACCGCTGCTTTTATTCCGCAATAAACGCGACCGCACATTCGAAGATGTGACCGCCCTGTCTGGACTCGACAAACTCCCGCCCGCTTCTCGGCGTGGACTCGCAGTGGGAGATGTGAACAACGACGGCAAACTCGATGTCGTGCTTCTCAATATTGGAGAGCCGCCGACGTTACTCATCAATCGCACATCGATCTCTAATCACGCTGTTTTATTTCACTTGATAGGGACAAAGAGTAACAAAGCGGCAATTGGCGCCAAGGCGATCGTAACGACTTCTAAACAGGTTCAGATAGGTGAGATACGAAGCGGATCAAGTTACTTATCGCAAAATGACTTACGTCTGCACTTTGGCTTGCTCGACGCTACCTCGATAAGCTCCGCGAAGATAGTATGGCCCGACGGAAAAGAAGAAATCTACAAGGATTTGCCGGCGGATTTCATCTATACGATTGTGGAAGAAACGGGAATCAAAGGACGCGTTCCATTTACTGCCGCAAGCCCGGTCACGCCGCGCTGA
- a CDS encoding CRTAC1 family protein has protein sequence MAAILSVLLLFFIAIYCPAQSTNPALPIPRFEDVGKAAGLTVSHNSTPDKRYILESMSGGVGFMDCDNDGKLDILTINGASVDSYRKGGDLLVTLYRQEADLKFREITQSAGLNRKGWGMGVAVADFDNDGWQDIYVTGYGGNVLYRGLGNCKFEDVTEKAGLRLGGFSTGASWGDFDRDGFVDLFVPRYVSIDANKLPVFGSDDKTCKFRGIPVQCGPWGLPGESDFLFRNRGDGTFEDVSKKAGVDDPNHYFGMQGVWTDYDNDDWPDLYVSNDAGPNYLYHNKHDGTFEELGLLSGAALSRDGQEVGSMGVDVGDFDHDGKLDIVVTEFTEQPDLLFLNQGDQGFTEIGWSAHIAQPSYPLVGWGTKFFDMDNDGWLDLFVVNGHVYPQMDMVKGGVPYRQPVLLFRNHRDRTYDDVTALSGLDKLPLESRRGAAFGDVNNDGKIDILVLNVGQPPTLLINRTPGTGHAALFKLVGTKSNKAGIGARLTVKSGDLTQFDEVHGGASYLSQNDLRLHFGFGQRNVMDTIEVKWPSGKKDFIKDLPTDFIYTIVEGEGVQKKEPLAAAAK, from the coding sequence ATGGCCGCAATTCTTAGCGTCCTTCTACTTTTTTTCATCGCGATTTATTGCCCGGCGCAGAGCACCAACCCAGCGTTACCGATCCCCCGTTTCGAAGACGTCGGCAAAGCCGCGGGCCTCACCGTCTCGCACAACTCCACTCCCGACAAACGCTACATCCTTGAATCGATGAGTGGCGGCGTGGGTTTCATGGACTGCGACAACGACGGCAAACTGGACATCCTCACCATCAATGGCGCGTCCGTCGACAGCTATCGCAAGGGCGGAGACCTTCTGGTCACTCTCTACCGTCAGGAAGCGGATCTCAAATTTCGCGAGATCACTCAATCCGCCGGACTCAACCGCAAGGGTTGGGGCATGGGAGTCGCGGTCGCCGATTTCGACAACGACGGCTGGCAGGACATTTACGTCACCGGCTACGGCGGCAATGTACTCTACCGCGGCTTGGGCAACTGCAAATTCGAAGACGTCACAGAAAAAGCAGGACTGCGTCTCGGCGGTTTCAGCACCGGAGCTTCCTGGGGCGATTTTGATCGCGATGGCTTCGTCGATCTCTTTGTTCCCCGCTACGTCTCGATTGACGCCAACAAACTGCCCGTCTTCGGGAGCGACGACAAGACCTGCAAATTCCGCGGAATCCCTGTCCAGTGCGGTCCCTGGGGCCTTCCCGGCGAATCTGACTTCCTCTTTAGAAATCGCGGGGACGGAACTTTTGAGGACGTATCCAAGAAAGCGGGAGTCGACGACCCCAATCACTACTTCGGGATGCAGGGGGTGTGGACCGATTATGACAACGATGATTGGCCCGATCTCTACGTCTCCAACGACGCAGGCCCGAACTACCTTTACCACAACAAACACGATGGCACATTCGAAGAACTCGGACTTCTATCCGGCGCCGCGCTCAGTCGTGACGGTCAAGAAGTAGGATCGATGGGCGTCGATGTCGGCGACTTCGATCACGACGGCAAACTCGACATTGTGGTCACCGAATTTACCGAGCAGCCAGACTTGCTCTTCCTGAATCAAGGCGACCAGGGCTTTACAGAAATTGGTTGGAGCGCGCATATCGCGCAGCCCAGCTATCCGCTGGTCGGATGGGGTACAAAGTTTTTCGACATGGACAACGACGGCTGGCTCGACCTCTTCGTCGTCAATGGCCACGTCTATCCCCAAATGGACATGGTGAAAGGCGGCGTTCCCTACCGCCAACCGGTCCTGCTATTCCGAAATCATCGGGACCGAACTTACGACGACGTCACTGCCCTTTCCGGCTTGGACAAGCTCCCCTTGGAATCCAGGCGGGGCGCGGCATTCGGAGACGTCAACAACGACGGTAAAATCGACATCCTGGTCCTCAATGTTGGCCAACCCCCTACTCTTCTCATCAATCGCACACCCGGGACTGGCCACGCAGCCCTGTTCAAACTAGTCGGCACCAAGAGCAATAAGGCTGGCATCGGGGCGCGCCTGACCGTCAAGTCTGGCGACCTGACACAGTTCGATGAAGTCCATGGAGGCGCCAGCTACCTGTCACAAAATGATCTGCGCCTGCACTTCGGATTCGGGCAAAGAAATGTAATGGACACGATTGAAGTAAAGTGGCCCAGCGGGAAGAAAGACTTCATTAAGGACCTGCCGACCGACTTCATTTACACCATCGTCGAAGGTGAAGGCGTGCAGAAGAAAGAACCTCTCGCGGCGGCTGCAAAATAG
- a CDS encoding tetratricopeptide repeat protein — protein MRLTLSAFLLSVAMTSWAQKASPASRPAASAGTPLANAKAQIDRGNLDAAEETLWSVLGSEPSNEQALTLLGVVRGRQQRYAEAEALFRRVLQLNPKSIVASRNLAGALLAQGKPEDAIQQYRQAIQLNPADSDLRIEVAKMELARGRFAEALATLDAIPANRVSPSVIPLKAASLLGVGRKSDAVGLIARAQGSPGVALDLAQVFVEANDGEAALKALSLVGPVPKKLTAQVAYLKGRALRQTGDSAAAGASFRQAIAADPKSVEAFVAMAETLAAENKHGDSLAMLQKARDANPDSRDVLRHFIVEAMKSGQNNRALEAAQDLQRKSSDLDDRYLIASVMLQQKQFVPATHILEDYLGQRPEDSKAYLGLGIGYLNLLRYSDARQALERSLKIKPEFGETEFQLGLLANQEGNRQEAISRWQTAVKLEPRHAQALFSLGTVYLESGELAEAEKAFARSLEADPGNMKTEYDLALVLNKLGKPEEAKKHFERYRRMQEEEHSANGNPRVPDHQ, from the coding sequence ATGCGGTTGACTCTTTCCGCCTTCCTGTTGAGCGTCGCGATGACCTCGTGGGCGCAAAAGGCCAGTCCAGCATCGCGTCCGGCGGCATCCGCGGGTACTCCACTGGCAAATGCCAAGGCGCAGATCGACCGCGGCAACCTTGATGCGGCGGAAGAAACGCTCTGGAGCGTGCTCGGATCGGAGCCATCCAACGAACAGGCGCTGACTCTGTTGGGCGTGGTTCGAGGCCGGCAACAACGATATGCCGAGGCGGAAGCGCTGTTCCGGCGCGTGCTGCAACTCAATCCCAAGTCGATCGTGGCATCTCGAAATCTGGCGGGCGCGTTGCTCGCGCAGGGTAAGCCGGAGGATGCCATCCAGCAATACCGCCAGGCAATCCAGTTGAATCCCGCGGACTCAGATTTAAGAATTGAAGTGGCCAAGATGGAACTGGCGAGGGGTCGCTTCGCGGAAGCGCTTGCTACCCTTGATGCGATCCCTGCGAATCGTGTTTCCCCGTCTGTGATTCCACTGAAGGCTGCCAGTTTGCTTGGGGTGGGACGTAAGTCCGATGCGGTGGGGTTGATCGCACGAGCGCAGGGCTCTCCTGGAGTGGCTCTCGACTTGGCGCAGGTCTTTGTCGAAGCCAATGATGGCGAAGCGGCATTGAAAGCCCTGAGCCTGGTGGGGCCGGTCCCAAAGAAGTTGACGGCGCAGGTCGCCTACTTGAAGGGGCGTGCTTTGCGGCAAACGGGAGATTCGGCTGCTGCTGGCGCCAGTTTTCGCCAGGCGATTGCAGCGGATCCGAAATCTGTCGAAGCGTTCGTGGCGATGGCGGAGACACTAGCGGCAGAGAATAAGCATGGCGACAGCCTGGCGATGCTGCAGAAGGCACGCGATGCGAATCCGGATTCTCGCGACGTACTCCGTCATTTCATCGTGGAAGCCATGAAGTCGGGTCAAAACAATCGTGCACTGGAAGCGGCACAGGACCTGCAGCGAAAGAGTAGTGATCTGGACGACCGGTACTTGATTGCGAGCGTGATGCTCCAGCAGAAGCAGTTTGTTCCCGCCACTCACATCCTGGAGGACTATCTCGGGCAACGCCCCGAAGACAGCAAGGCTTATCTCGGGTTAGGCATTGGGTATCTGAACCTCTTGCGCTATTCGGATGCACGGCAAGCATTGGAGCGTTCGCTCAAGATCAAGCCGGAGTTCGGAGAGACTGAATTCCAGTTAGGGTTGCTCGCCAATCAGGAAGGAAATCGCCAGGAAGCGATAAGTCGGTGGCAGACGGCCGTGAAGTTAGAGCCTCGACACGCGCAGGCCCTGTTCAGCCTCGGCACCGTCTATCTCGAGTCAGGAGAATTGGCCGAAGCGGAGAAAGCGTTTGCCAGGTCGCTGGAGGCGGATCCGGGCAATATGAAAACGGAATATGACCTTGCGCTCGTCCTCAACAAACTAGGCAAGCCGGAAGAGGCGAAGAAACATTTTGAACGATATCGAAGGATGCAGGAAGAAGAGCATTCCGCGAATGGAAATCCCCGGGTGCCCGATCATCAGTAG